The following proteins come from a genomic window of Coffea arabica cultivar ET-39 chromosome 11c, Coffea Arabica ET-39 HiFi, whole genome shotgun sequence:
- the LOC113716417 gene encoding putative late blight resistance protein homolog R1A-10, whose product MSVPDAAVTFLLDNLHQVLSYNYHLIADVRDNILILCQELETLKALMRDYSRYNHDSDFLKELVKEIKTVVNQAEDAVDTYIVQASVQRARSWISKTFHIIDYPTKLREVGKQIEEVGKKVREINQEKARNGFEALQYQVIASLNKIPKPKEAPKVEEEHVVGFEEATEKVSKLLTGGSQHLEVISIVGMLGLGKTTLAKKVVKDPIVDYEFMIKAFVYVSKEYEKREVFLSILRSFTQINDEVNKMVEDQLEEYLRKQLEGKQYLVVMDDVWEKEDWDRLKKAFPSNNKRCRVLITTRNEKVAEHASRGIPFHKLDFLPLEKSRELLRWKVFDDDKCPKELQEYEIEIANKCDGLPLAVVVIAGILWNNKERIDWWKHVADSVKDYIARDQEQTTKVIELMYKHLPNHLKPCFIYLGVFREDFEIPVWKLLRLWIAEGLVLQEGDINLEDIAEQHLEELVARNLVMVGQRRSNDRIKTCRIHDTLREFCKNEATEENFFQEIKKDKLSFFLSEHPALDQYRRLCINHVNVLDYISRPTPSGKCVRSFLTFAKEETTVEPKHVSAIPKTFKLLRVLEVQSLTFTRFPPDLCHLVLLKYVAFSSNISVLPPAMSTMCNMQTLIVNTTSRILEIKADIWKMPQLRHLHTNASTLLPCPDNKNQRSKEEALIGENLLTLHTVSPESCKEEVFERTTRLKKLGIRGKLAKLFEITGESSLFGYLRKLDSLENLKLLNDDISSRLFGLPSHKSFPRELTKLTLLNTLLDWSEMSTLGKLENLEVLKLKDNAFKGRLWQTEKGGFLRLKFLHIGRTDLVVWEASVDQFPKLKSLVLRNCDKLRAFPHDLADIPSLQMVVLHCTNPSVASSARKLQVLKLEQAQRGNKTSGFKLSVYPPEH is encoded by the exons ATGTCTGTTCCAGATGCTGCAGTGACTTTTCTGCTAGACAACCTTCACCAGGTACTGAGTTACAACTATCATTTGATCGCCGATGTACGAGATAACATTCTGATTCTTTGCCAAGAACTCGAGACTCTGAAGGCTCTGATGAGAGATTACTCGAGATACAATCACGACAGCGATTTTCTCAAGGAATTGGTGAAGGAAATAAAGACCGTAGTCAACCAAGCTGAAGATGCTGTGGACACTTATATCGTTCAAGCCTCGGTTCAAAGAGCAAGATCCTGGATATCTAAAACTTTTCACATAATTGATTATCCCACCAAGCTTCGGGAAGTGGGGAAACAGATTGAAGAAGTTGGCAAGAAAGTGAGGGAGATTAATCAAGAAAAGGCCAGGAATGGCTTTGAGGCCCTGCAGTATCAAGTCATCGCCAGTCTTAACAAGATTCCAAAGCCTAAAGAG GCACCAAAAGTAGAGGAAGAGCATGTGGTTGGTTTTGAGGAGGCAACGGAAAAAGTAAGCAAACTTCTCACCGGTGGATCACAACATCTTGAAGTAATCTCAATTGTTGGTATGCTTGGACTGGGCAAGACAACGTTAGCTAAAAAGGTTGTTAAGGATCCAATTGTTGATTATGAATTTATGATCAAGGCATTTGTTTACGTTTCAAAAGAATACGAGAAAAGGGAAGTGTTCCTCAGTATTCTAAGATCTTTTACACAAATCAACGATGAGGTGAATAAGATGGTAGAAGATCAATTAGAAGAATATCTCCGCAAGCAGTTGGAGGGAAAGCAGTATTTAGTTGTGATGGATGATGTCTGGGAGAAAGAGGATTGGGATAGACTCAAAAAAGCTTTTCCAAGCAATAACAAGCGGTGCAGAGTTCTAATAACTACTCGAAATGAGAAAGTTGCTGAACATGCAAGTCGGGGTATCCCTTTCCATAAGTTGGACTTTTTACCTCTAGAAAAGAGTCGGGAGTTACTTCGTTGGAAGGTCTTTGATGACGACAAGTGCCCAAAGGAGCTGCAGGAGTATGAGATAGAAATAGCAAATAAATGTGACGGATTACCACTTGCAGTGGTTGTCATTGCAGGTATTCTTTGGAACAACAAAGAGAGAATTGATTGGTGGAAACATGTGGCAGATAGTGTTAAGGATTACATTGCAAGGGATCAAGAGCAAACCACTAAGGTAATAGAACTAATGTACAAGCACTTACCAAATCACTTGAAGCCATGTTTCATTTACCTTGGTGTCTTTCGGGAAGACTTTGAGATCCCTGTTTGGAAGTTGTTGCGACTTTGGATTGCTGAAGGACTCGTACTACAGGAAGGTGATATCAACTTGGAAGACATAGCAGAGCAGCACTTGGAGGAACTTGTTGCGAGAAACTTAGTGATGGTTGGACAAAGAAGGTCAAATGACCGAATTAAAACTTGTCGCATCCATGACACTTTGCGTGAGTTTTGCAAGAATGAAGCTACAGaagaaaatttcttccaagAAATAAAAAAGGATAAACTTTCGTTCTTTTTATCTGAACACCCAGCTTTGGATCAATATCGTCGGCTTTGCATCAATCATGTCAATGTTTTGGACTACATTTCACGGCCCACACCTTCTGGTAAGTGTGTCCGGTctttcttgacttttgccaAAGAAGAAACTACTGTGGAACCAAAACATGTCTCTGCAATTCCCAAAACCTTTAAGTTGCTTAGAGTATTGGAGGTTCAATCTCTCACCTTCACCCGTTTTCCTCCTGATCTATGCCATTTGGTTCTTTTAAAGTATGTTGCTTTTTCTTCTAACATCTCAGTCCTCCCTCCGGCAATGTCTACCATGTGTAACATGCAAACTCTTATAGTCAATACAACATCACGCATCCTTGAAATCAAAGCAGATATATGGAAGATGCCACAGTTAAGGCATTTGCATACAAATGCGTCTACTCTTTTGCCTTGTCCAGATAACAAAAACCAAAGGAGCAAGGAAGAGGCTTTAATAGGTGAAAATCTGCTGACTTTGCATACTGTTTCACCAGAAAGTTGCAAAGAAGAGGTGTTTGAAAGGACTACCAGACTCAAGAAATTGGGAATACGCGGAAAATTAGCCAAGCTTTTTGAGATCACTGGCGAATCTAGTTTGTTTGGCTATCTTCGAAAGTTAGATTCGCTTGAAAATTTGAAGTTATTGAATGATGATATATCCTCCAGGTTATTCGGTCTTCCTTCGCATAAAAGTTTTCCCAGAGAGTTGACAAAATTGACTTTGTTAAATACGCTGTTGGATTGGAGTGAGATGTCCACATTAGGGAAGCTGGAAAATCTCGAGGTTCTTAAGTTGAAAGACAATGCATTCAAAGGAAGGTTGTGGCAAACAGAAAAGGGTGGCTTTCTTCGTCTCAAATTTTTGCACATTGGACGCACGGATTTGGTGGTATGGGAAGCTTCAGTGGATCAATTTCCAAAGCTTAAAAGCCTTGTACTCAGAAATTGTGATAAACTCAGAGCCTTCCCACATGACCTGGCAGATATTCCTAGCCTCCAGATGGTGGTCCTTCACTGCACAAATCCTTCGGTGGCTTCTTCTGCCAGGAAACTTCAGGTGCTGAAGCTAGAGCAAGCTCAAAGGGGCAACAAAACTAGTGGCTTCAAGCTCTCCGTATATCCTCCAGAACATTGA